From a single Micromonospora sp. WMMD1102 genomic region:
- a CDS encoding alpha/beta hydrolase: protein MSERGAGRSSMVDESCVLVDGPWTHRFVGANGSRFHVVEAGSGPLVLFLHGFPEFWWAWHEMLPAVADAGYRAVAVDLRGYGASDKPPRGYDGYTLAADVAGLIRALGERSAVLVGSGAGGLIGWTAASFHPSLVRRLVVLAAPHPLRLRAGIFADPRGQFAAATPTLKFQIPRYEHVLTRDDAALVGYFLQRWGGPRWVDSPGFADYATRCRDAMRIPQAAFCAMEGYRWAFRSVLRLHGYRFVKLMQKPLVTPTLQLHGALDEASLPRTAQGSSRYVVAPYEWRLLDGVGHFPHVEATDLVLGEVLRWAKS, encoded by the coding sequence ATGAGCGAGCGCGGCGCCGGCCGCAGCTCGATGGTCGACGAGTCCTGCGTGCTGGTGGACGGGCCGTGGACGCACCGCTTCGTCGGCGCCAACGGCAGCCGGTTCCACGTCGTCGAGGCCGGCAGCGGGCCGCTGGTGCTGTTCCTGCACGGCTTCCCCGAGTTCTGGTGGGCCTGGCACGAGATGCTGCCGGCGGTCGCCGACGCCGGCTACCGGGCGGTCGCGGTCGACCTGCGCGGTTACGGCGCGAGCGACAAGCCGCCCCGGGGGTACGACGGCTACACCCTCGCCGCCGACGTCGCCGGACTGATCCGGGCTCTCGGCGAACGCTCGGCCGTACTGGTCGGCTCGGGAGCCGGTGGCCTGATCGGCTGGACCGCCGCCTCGTTCCACCCGAGCCTGGTACGCCGGCTGGTGGTGCTCGCCGCACCGCACCCGCTGCGGCTGCGCGCCGGGATCTTCGCCGACCCGCGCGGCCAGTTCGCGGCGGCCACCCCGACGCTCAAATTCCAGATCCCCCGGTACGAGCACGTGCTGACCCGGGACGACGCGGCGCTGGTCGGCTATTTCCTGCAACGCTGGGGTGGGCCGCGCTGGGTCGACAGCCCCGGCTTCGCCGACTACGCGACGCGCTGCCGGGACGCGATGCGCATCCCACAGGCCGCCTTCTGCGCCATGGAGGGCTACCGCTGGGCGTTCCGGTCGGTACTGCGGCTGCACGGCTACCGGTTCGTCAAGCTGATGCAGAAGCCGCTGGTCACCCCGACCCTGCAACTGCACGGCGCGCTTGACGAGGCATCGCTGCCGCGTACCGCCCAGGGCTCCAGCCGGTATGTGGTGGCTCCGTACGAGTGGCGGCTGCTCGACGGCGTCGGCCACTTCCCGCACGTCGAGGCGACCGACCTGGTGCTGGGCGAGGTGCTGCGCTGGGCCAAGTCGTGA
- a CDS encoding SseB family protein encodes MTEWEPATETEAAMRDALRAGDQELYFRILARTDLLLPVSAEALAGRAPMGWGTWTTGGRTHVLAFTSTAALRACLAENAGSTRRAAYPELATGWPNPEWWLAVNPGLPIEGYLPAWFVSQLSRGDVRLPGRSMGARARLEQVERAARARATAAVPRRPPDGPPRAEPEVAGPFRAVEPDGLPFRPTDRDALPPRPTDPDALPLRPADRDGLPARSPGRSREVVDPFRSVEAESFRPAEPEPGRPFRPAEPARNPAEVFQSVDSTAGYPSPSSFPAPSSERPRETVQLSRGIVELSGETVDLSREAVRLSPPIEGTVGPAPAAPPGSDPAPFPPSPAPPPEPSQVQPPGTPATVPVIAPTPAGSGPGGDFGSQISADTSAGWMTPASAIRPTSSGAANGSSAGPNSSVGPNSSVGPSPVAAPGNGTVGPSPGSASVEAPPAWNRPTDPEADRVIGPVQGQAPEERPVEERPVFAQAPPSDLPAPEVWTPPPVELSEPSLFTPAARSPADEPGQSFPDGSFGPESPVADSPSTERLDTARTQTRRFGSGPSVSERFSAGRSARGQATIGPSGDAADPSSAADPSGSAVPSPSESFAVAPGTTQQFTPGPEVTEQFAAGPSSGGQFVASPQVTQRFASGAQVADRFGSGPSTAGQVSPTAAPAETVPAGPVDNRPPDAGPDTTLSVGTEPRHPAGTELRDPAGTALRQPVGTESRQPLGTAPPYSVGAESPRVAGTESPRLGGAGSGVAEGVQPQAVTDPVPARRLPTEFTPANEVERSLLDAAGDGSTDTFLSTLLLARVLLPVAYNSASGSRPGEEGFEWRTELLDGERYVVVFTSAERLGDHLPETIDTIEVKFAQLIRRWPDENYSFAVNPGTPVGAKLPGGQIVALANWAAEVGLGDDTGEPAAQDPAEEEAPRSTYAPDREDPGRPTMMQKTIAPSQLSYYLDRGYDRISGFVHRASEVAHLRTPAKLYAALGLNHPGSPFERDAGEIYVLRWPAYRPSLYRIPYGGQNEAAMRAMEGWVIERPPFRGNGFAPGESSDVVAEFKVDSVRLPHGAQLHRIGADGSERLVATLDCDVPVWRRAEED; translated from the coding sequence GTGACCGAATGGGAGCCGGCCACCGAGACCGAGGCCGCGATGCGGGACGCACTCCGCGCGGGCGACCAGGAACTCTACTTCCGCATTCTCGCCCGCACCGATCTGCTGCTGCCGGTCTCCGCGGAGGCGCTCGCCGGCCGCGCACCGATGGGCTGGGGCACCTGGACCACCGGCGGTCGCACTCACGTACTCGCATTCACGTCCACCGCCGCCCTGCGCGCGTGTCTCGCCGAGAACGCCGGATCGACCCGCCGGGCGGCCTATCCCGAACTGGCCACCGGCTGGCCGAACCCCGAGTGGTGGCTCGCGGTGAATCCGGGCCTGCCGATCGAGGGTTATCTGCCCGCCTGGTTCGTCTCCCAACTCTCCCGTGGCGACGTACGGCTACCCGGCCGCAGCATGGGCGCCCGCGCCCGGCTGGAGCAGGTCGAGCGGGCCGCCCGGGCCCGGGCGACGGCCGCCGTGCCGCGCCGCCCGCCCGACGGGCCGCCGAGGGCGGAGCCGGAGGTGGCCGGCCCGTTCCGCGCGGTGGAGCCGGACGGGCTGCCGTTCCGGCCGACCGACCGGGACGCGCTTCCGCCGCGACCGACCGACCCGGACGCGCTCCCGCTGCGACCGGCCGACCGGGACGGGCTGCCGGCGCGGTCGCCCGGCAGGTCGCGCGAGGTCGTCGACCCGTTCCGTTCGGTGGAGGCCGAGTCGTTCCGCCCGGCGGAACCGGAGCCGGGGCGCCCGTTCCGGCCGGCCGAGCCGGCCCGGAACCCGGCCGAGGTGTTCCAGTCGGTGGATTCAACGGCCGGATACCCGTCCCCGTCGTCGTTCCCGGCCCCGTCGTCCGAGCGGCCACGGGAGACCGTGCAGCTGTCCCGGGGGATCGTCGAACTGTCGGGGGAGACCGTTGACCTGTCGCGGGAGGCCGTACGGCTGTCCCCGCCGATCGAGGGCACGGTCGGACCGGCTCCGGCGGCACCGCCGGGCAGCGACCCGGCACCGTTCCCGCCCTCCCCGGCACCGCCTCCGGAACCGTCTCAGGTCCAGCCGCCCGGCACCCCCGCCACCGTCCCGGTGATCGCGCCGACGCCGGCCGGGAGCGGACCGGGTGGAGACTTCGGCAGCCAGATCTCGGCGGACACCTCGGCGGGCTGGATGACACCGGCGAGCGCGATCCGACCCACCTCGTCGGGCGCCGCGAACGGCAGCTCGGCCGGCCCGAATTCGTCGGTCGGCCCGAATTCGTCAGTCGGCCCGTCGCCGGTCGCTGCGCCCGGGAACGGGACGGTCGGGCCGTCCCCGGGAAGTGCGTCGGTCGAGGCGCCGCCGGCCTGGAACCGGCCCACCGACCCGGAGGCCGACCGGGTCATCGGGCCGGTGCAGGGCCAGGCACCGGAGGAGCGGCCGGTCGAGGAGCGGCCGGTCTTCGCACAGGCGCCGCCGTCGGACCTTCCAGCTCCGGAGGTCTGGACCCCGCCGCCAGTCGAGCTGTCCGAGCCGTCGCTGTTCACCCCCGCCGCCCGCAGCCCGGCCGACGAGCCCGGCCAGTCGTTTCCCGACGGGTCGTTCGGGCCGGAGTCCCCGGTGGCGGACTCGCCGTCCACCGAGAGGCTCGACACCGCGCGGACGCAGACCCGGCGGTTCGGCAGCGGCCCGTCCGTCAGCGAGCGATTCTCCGCCGGTCGGTCGGCGCGGGGGCAGGCCACCATTGGTCCGTCCGGCGACGCGGCGGATCCGTCCAGCGCGGCGGATCCGTCCGGCAGCGCCGTTCCGTCACCGAGCGAGTCGTTCGCGGTCGCTCCCGGGACCACCCAGCAGTTCACCCCCGGCCCTGAGGTCACCGAGCAGTTCGCCGCCGGCCCGTCCAGCGGTGGACAGTTCGTCGCCAGCCCTCAGGTCACCCAGCGGTTCGCCAGCGGCGCCCAGGTCGCCGACCGGTTCGGCAGCGGCCCGTCGACCGCCGGACAGGTCAGCCCGACAGCGGCCCCCGCCGAGACTGTTCCGGCCGGGCCGGTCGACAACCGGCCGCCCGACGCCGGCCCGGACACGACGCTGTCCGTCGGCACCGAGCCGCGGCATCCCGCCGGTACGGAGCTGCGGGATCCCGCCGGCACGGCGCTGCGGCAGCCCGTCGGCACCGAATCGCGGCAGCCCCTCGGCACTGCACCGCCGTATTCCGTCGGGGCCGAGTCGCCGCGTGTCGCCGGTACCGAGTCGCCGCGGCTCGGCGGCGCCGGATCCGGCGTCGCCGAAGGTGTCCAGCCGCAGGCGGTCACCGACCCGGTTCCCGCCCGACGACTTCCGACGGAGTTCACACCCGCCAACGAGGTCGAGCGGAGCCTGCTCGACGCGGCCGGCGACGGCAGTACCGACACGTTCCTCTCCACCCTGCTGCTCGCCCGGGTACTGCTGCCGGTGGCGTACAACTCGGCGTCGGGGAGCCGGCCCGGCGAGGAGGGCTTCGAGTGGCGTACCGAGCTGCTGGACGGGGAGCGCTACGTCGTGGTGTTCACCTCGGCGGAGCGACTCGGTGACCACCTGCCCGAGACGATCGACACGATCGAGGTCAAGTTCGCCCAGCTGATCCGGCGGTGGCCGGACGAGAACTACTCGTTCGCGGTCAACCCGGGCACGCCGGTCGGGGCGAAACTGCCGGGCGGGCAGATCGTCGCGCTGGCGAACTGGGCCGCCGAGGTGGGTCTCGGAGACGACACCGGGGAGCCGGCGGCACAGGATCCGGCCGAGGAGGAGGCGCCCCGGTCGACGTACGCGCCGGATCGGGAGGACCCGGGGCGGCCGACGATGATGCAGAAGACCATCGCGCCGAGCCAGCTCTCCTACTATCTCGACCGTGGCTACGACCGAATCTCCGGATTCGTGCACCGGGCCTCCGAGGTCGCACACCTGCGTACTCCGGCGAAGCTCTACGCCGCGCTCGGCCTCAACCATCCCGGTTCGCCCTTCGAGCGGGACGCCGGGGAGATCTACGTGCTCCGCTGGCCGGCGTACCGGCCCAGCCTCTACCGGATCCCCTACGGCGGGCAGAACGAGGCTGCCATGCGGGCGATGGAGGGCTGGGTGATCGAGCGTCCCCCGTTCCGGGGCAACGGGTTCGCGCCGGGCGAGAGCAGCGACGTGGTGGCCGAGTTCAAAGTGGACAGTGTACGACTGCCGCACGGCGCGCAGTTGCACCGGATCGGGGCCGACGGCAGCGAGCGGCTGGTGGCGACGCTGGACTGTGACGTACCCGTCTGGCGCCGGGCCGAGGAGGACTGA
- the mycP gene encoding type VII secretion-associated serine protease mycosin — MAATVTVLMAPPIAAGPAVAAPLGPPVAQRALPGCDDNTPPAQPITTLPWAQQRYAPERLAPLATGAGVTVAVIDSGVDDTHPQMRGRVLRGRDFLGSDQNGKRDCARHGTGVASIIAAAPREGTPFRGFAPDAKILPIRVSEQKVIEGKESGDSVTVGTFAQSIRWAVDNGADVINLSVVYYSDNPALRAAVEYAVRKDVVIVAAAGNLNQDKNPRPFPTSYDGVIGVGSVGEDGAVSQFSQRGDYVDLVAPGGGVVVAAPERGHVLDNGTSYATPFVTATAALIRQYHPELDARQVAQRLIAAADPVPGSDRNAYGAGLLNPYRAVTDTAAPARRPEAAGLPPHQVDPAEVAQAQRRSVAQERALWVAGLAGTVALMALLLAVVLPRGMRRGWRPAGPTSQP; from the coding sequence ATGGCGGCCACCGTCACGGTGCTGATGGCCCCACCGATCGCCGCCGGTCCGGCCGTCGCGGCGCCGCTCGGGCCGCCGGTCGCCCAGCGGGCCCTGCCGGGCTGTGACGACAACACCCCACCCGCCCAGCCCATCACCACGCTGCCGTGGGCGCAACAGCGGTACGCCCCGGAGCGGCTTGCGCCGCTCGCCACCGGAGCCGGCGTGACGGTGGCGGTGATCGACTCGGGTGTCGACGACACGCACCCGCAGATGCGGGGACGGGTGCTGCGCGGGCGTGACTTCCTCGGCTCGGACCAGAACGGCAAGCGCGACTGCGCCCGGCACGGCACCGGGGTGGCCAGCATCATCGCGGCTGCTCCCCGGGAGGGGACCCCGTTCCGGGGCTTCGCACCCGACGCCAAGATCCTTCCGATCCGGGTGAGCGAGCAAAAAGTCATCGAGGGCAAGGAATCGGGCGACAGCGTCACCGTCGGTACATTTGCCCAGTCGATCCGCTGGGCGGTCGACAACGGGGCGGACGTAATCAACCTCTCCGTCGTGTACTACTCCGACAACCCGGCGCTCCGGGCGGCGGTCGAGTACGCCGTGCGGAAGGACGTCGTGATCGTCGCCGCCGCCGGCAACCTCAACCAGGACAAGAACCCCCGCCCGTTCCCGACGTCGTACGACGGGGTGATCGGGGTGGGCTCGGTAGGTGAGGACGGTGCCGTCTCGCAGTTCTCCCAGCGCGGCGACTACGTCGACCTGGTCGCCCCGGGCGGCGGCGTGGTGGTCGCCGCGCCGGAGCGTGGGCACGTGCTGGACAACGGCACCAGTTACGCCACCCCGTTCGTGACCGCCACCGCGGCACTGATCCGGCAGTACCACCCCGAGCTGGACGCGCGGCAGGTGGCGCAGCGCCTGATCGCCGCCGCCGACCCGGTGCCCGGCTCGGACCGGAACGCGTACGGGGCCGGGCTGCTCAACCCGTACCGGGCGGTCACCGACACGGCGGCGCCGGCCCGACGCCCCGAGGCCGCCGGGCTGCCGCCGCACCAGGTCGACCCGGCGGAGGTGGCCCAGGCGCAGCGGCGTTCGGTGGCCCAGGAGCGAGCGCTCTGGGTGGCCGGTCTTGCCGGCACCGTGGCGCTGATGGCGCTGCTGCTCGCCGTGGTGCTTCCCCGGGGAATGCGCCGCGGCTGGCGTCCCGCCGGGCCGACCTCACAGCCCTGA
- a CDS encoding WXG100 family type VII secretion target, with amino-acid sequence MSDGLLVVNFAALQQAGADIQKALNTLDSQLDQLESDAAPLVNTWEGEAQQAYYQRQTKWRQGAQEMSNMLRDIKMALDESAADYLSTEKKNTGLFQP; translated from the coding sequence ATGAGTGACGGCCTTCTTGTCGTCAATTTCGCCGCGTTGCAGCAGGCTGGCGCGGACATCCAGAAGGCGCTGAACACGCTCGACTCGCAGCTCGACCAGCTGGAGTCGGACGCGGCGCCGCTCGTCAACACCTGGGAGGGTGAGGCGCAGCAGGCGTACTACCAGCGCCAGACGAAGTGGCGTCAGGGTGCGCAGGAGATGTCCAACATGCTGCGTGACATCAAGATGGCGCTGGACGAGTCCGCCGCGGACTACCTCAGCACCGAGAAGAAGAACACCGGGCTGTTCCAGCCCTGA
- a CDS encoding WXG100 family type VII secretion target has product MSQTQAEAAVMEQTATKFESVDQSLQSMLSGLMGQLEVLQSAWRGAGGRSFEQVKQQWAQNQEQIHRALRETATAIRTSGQQYDASDTEASSRMNATNAGGMTLPL; this is encoded by the coding sequence GTGTCCCAGACGCAGGCAGAAGCCGCGGTGATGGAACAGACCGCCACGAAGTTCGAGTCGGTCGACCAGTCGCTGCAGAGCATGCTGAGCGGCCTCATGGGCCAGCTCGAGGTGTTGCAGAGCGCGTGGCGCGGTGCTGGTGGCCGCTCCTTCGAGCAGGTCAAGCAGCAGTGGGCGCAGAACCAGGAGCAGATCCACCGTGCGCTGCGCGAGACCGCAACTGCGATCCGTACCTCCGGCCAGCAGTACGACGCGTCCGACACCGAGGCGTCGAGCCGGATGAACGCCACCAACGCCGGCGGCATGACGCTGCCGCTCTGA
- the eccB gene encoding type VII secretion protein EccB, translating to MPSRQDQLHSYQFMVQRVVGALVMRETDPAQSPFRRAAGATLASLLIALIGIGGSVVYGVFVGGGATKWKDSSVVIVEKESGAQYVYVDNTLHPVLNYTSALLIVGQVPKTVSVSRKSLEGQPRGVTLGIRDLPESLAPHNRLVSGGWTICSQPRAGGGGAAQPQSTLLVGRTAPGGRELGDEGLLAEHPNGQLFLIWHNRRHLIENPDLVVSALTWGSQRRVPVAPALLNALPAGTNLGEIRIPDAGEPSDAVEGAKIGEVFLVERQGGGGQYAVAKRDGLYNITEVQANILLTSDVVKQGDETKLTQGQYGAMPKKGDLVPGNDAAAPAETPEMASAEGGVVCGDVPDDRGVQDIRVGADMSGIAAPPATSAQSPRGGTLADQVVLEPGRGVVVEAAAAPGATGGAISVVTDQGRRHPVTSGEVLNNLGYGAVKRVRMPSILVTLIPDGPALDPEKARDRAGVQ from the coding sequence ATGCCGTCGAGGCAGGACCAGTTGCATTCCTACCAGTTCATGGTCCAGCGGGTGGTGGGCGCGCTGGTGATGCGGGAGACCGATCCCGCGCAGTCTCCGTTCCGCCGGGCGGCCGGCGCGACCCTGGCCAGCCTGCTGATCGCGCTGATCGGCATCGGCGGCTCGGTGGTCTACGGCGTCTTCGTCGGCGGCGGCGCGACGAAGTGGAAGGACTCCTCGGTCGTCATCGTCGAGAAGGAGTCCGGCGCCCAGTACGTCTACGTCGACAACACCCTGCACCCGGTGCTCAACTACACCTCCGCGCTGCTCATCGTCGGCCAGGTGCCGAAGACGGTGTCGGTGTCGCGCAAGTCGCTGGAGGGCCAGCCGCGCGGCGTGACGCTCGGCATCCGCGACCTGCCGGAGTCGCTGGCCCCGCACAACCGGCTGGTCTCCGGCGGCTGGACGATCTGCTCCCAGCCGCGCGCCGGCGGCGGCGGTGCCGCCCAGCCACAGTCGACATTGCTGGTCGGCAGGACCGCGCCCGGTGGCCGGGAGCTGGGCGACGAGGGTCTGCTGGCGGAGCACCCCAACGGGCAGCTCTTCCTGATCTGGCACAACCGCCGGCACCTGATCGAGAATCCGGACCTGGTGGTCAGCGCCCTCACCTGGGGCAGCCAGCGGCGGGTGCCGGTGGCTCCGGCCCTGCTCAACGCGCTGCCCGCCGGGACGAACCTGGGCGAGATCCGGATCCCCGACGCGGGCGAGCCGTCCGACGCGGTGGAGGGTGCGAAGATCGGCGAGGTCTTCCTGGTCGAGCGGCAGGGCGGCGGCGGCCAGTACGCGGTCGCGAAGCGCGACGGCCTCTACAACATCACCGAGGTGCAGGCCAACATCCTGCTGACCAGCGATGTCGTGAAGCAGGGCGACGAGACCAAGCTCACCCAGGGCCAGTACGGCGCGATGCCGAAGAAGGGCGACCTGGTGCCCGGCAACGACGCGGCGGCACCGGCGGAGACCCCGGAGATGGCTTCCGCGGAGGGCGGCGTGGTCTGCGGCGACGTGCCGGACGACCGTGGGGTGCAGGACATCCGGGTCGGTGCCGACATGTCCGGGATCGCCGCCCCGCCCGCCACCTCCGCCCAGTCGCCCCGGGGCGGGACGCTCGCCGACCAGGTGGTGCTGGAACCGGGGCGCGGAGTGGTGGTCGAGGCCGCCGCCGCGCCGGGTGCGACCGGCGGTGCCATCTCGGTCGTCACCGACCAGGGGCGGCGGCATCCGGTCACCAGCGGCGAGGTGCTGAACAACCTCGGCTACGGCGCCGTCAAGCGGGTACGGATGCCGAGCATCCTGGTCACGCTGATTCCCGACGGGCCGGCGCTGGACCCGGAGAAGGCCCGCGACCGGGCCGGCGTGCAATAG
- the eccE gene encoding type VII secretion protein EccE, with translation MTVTAADNRTRPTGTPGSRIDRSPPAPLPASSTPTRSGLLGVRAGQVVALQVALAVVLAAAGQGPLLLVGAALLALALVLLTWIRLRRRWLFEWISIGMRYSSRQRTLAQAAPPEALLDMVNPGAVVLPVDLAGDAACMVSDAYGLTAVLELGDQVGMLADAPQSLLSPAGLLPAASAETPPMRVQLVLTGAPAPTLAAGGGTPATSYRQLTDGRLLGHERALLAVRVLRADGWSDEDLRRALSSAVRKVRRRLAPVPTRVLGERAALGVLAETVHHDGAQPARENWQGVSVGGLVQTTFRLRRWPDLRAEAGRRFVPRLLALPATATTVSVSAGPWAGGGTDNVRVDVTVRLAAPTPQALGTAVQALRRLLSAEHAVARRLDGEQLDGVAATLPLGVLGAGPTAPAPATTLPASSVDSLDLPIGLAGLMLGANRHGAAVVARLFRAETTRVVLIGGVRAAQLVALRAMALGARIVVQTARPRAWEPFVRGASGPGSPIAMIPPGRPVGGPPGTQLHPLLVVVDVGPVAADSQPGPGWQTSLVVRDELAPVDVDAVSRADLVVLQPLRPHEAQLAGLALGLGDSADWLTRIRADMVGVINRRVLRWALLSATPIESQLIGPPAR, from the coding sequence GTGACGGTAACTGCGGCAGACAACCGGACCCGGCCCACCGGCACCCCGGGCAGCCGGATCGACCGGTCGCCACCGGCGCCACTGCCGGCGTCCTCCACACCGACCCGGTCCGGCCTGCTCGGGGTCCGGGCGGGGCAGGTGGTGGCGTTGCAGGTGGCGCTGGCAGTGGTGCTGGCCGCCGCCGGCCAGGGCCCACTGCTGCTCGTCGGGGCCGCGCTGCTGGCCCTCGCCCTGGTGCTGCTGACCTGGATCCGGCTGCGTCGACGCTGGCTGTTCGAGTGGATCAGCATCGGGATGCGCTACTCGTCCCGGCAGCGGACCCTGGCGCAGGCCGCGCCGCCGGAGGCCCTCCTGGACATGGTCAACCCCGGAGCCGTGGTGCTGCCGGTCGACCTGGCCGGCGACGCCGCCTGCATGGTCAGCGACGCCTACGGCCTCACCGCCGTACTCGAGCTCGGCGACCAGGTCGGCATGCTCGCCGACGCCCCGCAGTCGCTGCTCTCCCCGGCCGGGCTGCTGCCGGCGGCCAGCGCCGAGACCCCGCCGATGCGGGTGCAACTGGTGCTCACCGGTGCCCCGGCTCCGACGCTGGCCGCGGGCGGCGGCACTCCGGCGACGTCGTACCGGCAGCTCACCGACGGGCGGCTGCTCGGGCACGAGCGGGCCCTGCTCGCCGTCCGGGTGCTGCGCGCCGACGGCTGGTCCGACGAGGACCTGCGGCGGGCACTCTCCAGCGCGGTACGCAAGGTCCGCCGCCGGCTCGCCCCGGTGCCGACCCGGGTGCTCGGCGAACGCGCCGCGCTCGGCGTACTCGCGGAGACGGTGCACCACGACGGCGCGCAACCGGCCCGGGAGAACTGGCAGGGGGTCAGCGTCGGCGGGCTGGTGCAGACCACCTTCCGGCTGCGTCGCTGGCCGGACCTGCGCGCCGAGGCCGGGCGCCGCTTCGTGCCCCGGCTGCTGGCGCTGCCGGCGACCGCCACCACGGTCTCGGTGAGCGCCGGGCCGTGGGCGGGCGGCGGCACCGACAACGTTCGGGTGGACGTCACGGTACGGCTGGCCGCGCCCACCCCGCAGGCACTCGGCACCGCCGTGCAGGCGCTGCGCCGGCTGCTCTCCGCCGAGCACGCCGTCGCCCGCCGGCTGGACGGCGAGCAGCTCGACGGGGTCGCCGCCACCCTGCCGCTCGGCGTGCTGGGTGCCGGCCCGACCGCCCCGGCACCGGCCACCACGCTGCCGGCATCCTCTGTGGACTCGCTCGACCTGCCGATCGGGCTGGCCGGGCTGATGCTCGGCGCCAACCGGCACGGCGCGGCGGTGGTCGCCCGGCTGTTCCGGGCCGAGACCACCCGGGTGGTGCTGATCGGCGGGGTACGCGCCGCGCAGCTCGTCGCGCTGCGGGCGATGGCGCTCGGCGCCCGGATCGTGGTGCAGACCGCCCGGCCGCGCGCCTGGGAGCCGTTCGTCCGGGGGGCCAGCGGGCCCGGCTCGCCGATCGCGATGATCCCGCCGGGACGGCCGGTCGGCGGCCCGCCCGGCACCCAGCTGCACCCGCTGCTGGTGGTGGTCGACGTCGGTCCGGTGGCGGCCGACTCCCAGCCCGGACCGGGCTGGCAGACCAGCCTGGTCGTACGCGACGAGCTGGCCCCGGTCGACGTGGACGCGGTCTCCCGGGCCGACCTGGTGGTGTTGCAGCCGCTCCGGCCGCACGAGGCGCAACTGGCCGGGCTGGCGCTCGGGCTGGGCGACTCGGCGGACTGGCTGACCCGGATCCGGGCCGACATGGTCGGGGTGATCAACCGTCGGGTGCTGCGCTGGGCGCTGCTCTCGGCCACCCCGATCGAGTCCCAGCTGATCGGCCCGCCGGCCCGCTGA
- a CDS encoding phage holin family protein: MGFLKGLLVRLAGTALAFWLATLIIPGISLDTDSIGGAVGTLLLVAVIFGVVNGVLQPIIKTLGCGLYLLTLGLIALVVNALLFMLTGAIAGGLGLPFEVDGFWPAAVLGALFVSLVTWLLGLVMDRD, translated from the coding sequence ATGGGTTTTCTGAAGGGACTTCTCGTCCGGCTCGCCGGCACCGCCCTGGCCTTCTGGCTCGCCACGCTGATCATCCCGGGGATCTCCCTGGACACCGACTCGATCGGCGGGGCGGTGGGCACGCTGCTCCTGGTGGCGGTCATCTTCGGGGTGGTCAACGGCGTACTCCAGCCGATCATCAAAACGCTCGGCTGCGGGCTCTACCTGCTCACCCTCGGCCTGATCGCGCTGGTGGTGAACGCGCTGCTCTTCATGCTCACCGGCGCCATAGCCGGCGGGCTCGGCCTGCCGTTCGAGGTGGACGGCTTCTGGCCGGCCGCAGTGCTCGGCGCACTCTTCGTGAGCCTCGTCACCTGGCTGCTCGGCCTGGTGATGGACCGCGACTGA
- a CDS encoding GNAT family N-acetyltransferase: protein MLTLTRDDGYELCTDPRRVDVDRVHHWLATDAYWALGQPRETLLRAIDGSTVYGVYAPDGGRQVAFARLVTDGATFGYLCDVYVDPAARGRGLARWIVRTVREDLDRRGARRILLATWDAHGVYAEVGFTPLADPSQWMELRLRQASAAPAPQPDPLTPPGPVTPPGPVTPLTGKDSDPGQPLTLS from the coding sequence GTGCTGACCTTGACACGGGACGACGGGTACGAACTCTGCACCGATCCCCGGCGGGTGGACGTCGACCGGGTGCACCACTGGCTCGCCACCGACGCCTACTGGGCACTCGGCCAGCCCCGGGAGACGCTGCTCCGGGCCATCGACGGCTCGACCGTCTACGGCGTGTACGCCCCGGACGGCGGCCGGCAGGTGGCGTTCGCCCGGCTGGTCACCGACGGGGCGACCTTCGGCTATCTCTGCGACGTCTACGTGGATCCGGCCGCCCGGGGCAGGGGGCTGGCCCGCTGGATCGTGCGTACCGTCCGGGAGGATCTCGACCGCCGGGGCGCACGCCGGATCCTGCTCGCCACCTGGGACGCACACGGCGTGTACGCCGAGGTCGGCTTCACCCCGCTGGCCGACCCGTCGCAGTGGATGGAACTCAGGCTGCGCCAGGCTTCCGCCGCCCCGGCGCCGCAGCCCGATCCGCTGACCCCGCCCGGCCCGGTGACCCCGCCCGGCCCGGTGACCCCGCTCACCGGAAAGGACTCTGATCCGGGTCAGCCCCTTACGCTGAGCTAA